The following are encoded in a window of Polynucleobacter sp. AP-Kolm-20A-A1 genomic DNA:
- a CDS encoding DUF3313 domain-containing protein produces MRKFTVVAASISAAVILAACSNTPKLASEPMPRSGFLPNYSVLVPMATNQSDARIWRYRKAGVNPGNYTAVILDPIYLNQSATQEISAEAISQAQITLQDSMVAAINSRGNIRIVNSPGPGVARITVGITGAESSVNSLQPWNFTPIGLAVNAAAFAGGVNSKTPALLVESKITDSQSKELLGEGLVTIQGESFRTGSGSVESFIEMAKKVVRVAMETSANPTPTGK; encoded by the coding sequence ATGCGCAAATTCACCGTAGTAGCAGCTTCAATTTCTGCCGCCGTTATTTTGGCGGCATGTAGCAATACACCAAAGCTAGCTTCAGAGCCAATGCCAAGATCGGGCTTCTTACCAAATTATTCGGTATTGGTACCAATGGCTACAAACCAATCAGATGCCCGCATTTGGAGATACCGTAAGGCAGGCGTAAATCCTGGCAACTACACTGCGGTCATTCTGGATCCAATCTATTTAAATCAAAGCGCTACACAAGAAATTAGCGCAGAAGCTATTTCCCAGGCGCAAATCACACTGCAAGATTCAATGGTTGCTGCAATTAATTCTCGCGGCAATATTCGCATTGTTAACAGCCCTGGTCCTGGTGTAGCACGCATCACGGTTGGCATTACCGGGGCTGAAAGCTCTGTAAATAGTTTGCAGCCTTGGAATTTCACACCAATCGGTTTAGCGGTGAATGCGGCAGCCTTTGCTGGCGGCGTTAACTCTAAAACTCCTGCTTTACTTGTAGAGAGCAAGATTACCGATAGCCAATCGAAAGAATTGTTAGGTGAAGGCTTGGTAACAATCCAAGGCGAATCTTTTAGAACTGGTTCAGGCTCCGTTGAGTCCTTCATTGAAATGGCCAAGAAAGTGGTTCGTGTTGCAATGGAAACTTCTGCAAATCCAACCCCCACTGGAAAATAA
- the wrbA gene encoding NAD(P)H:quinone oxidoreductase has translation MSQQDILVLYYSRYGATKDLARLIAEGIESVPGVNARLRTVPAVSTVCEASEAPVPSEGAPYVEYSDLKECIGLALGSPTRFGNMAAPMKYFWDGSSSEWLNGALIGKPACVFTSTGSMHGGQESTLLTMMIPLLHHGMLITGLPYSEPDLMSSSTGGSPYGVTHLAHADGRAPISPEEQRLAKAQGKRLAETALKLFKN, from the coding sequence ATGAGCCAACAAGATATTTTAGTTTTGTACTACTCCCGTTATGGTGCAACCAAGGATTTGGCGCGCCTTATTGCCGAAGGCATTGAAAGCGTTCCTGGGGTTAATGCGCGCTTAAGAACTGTTCCAGCAGTTTCCACGGTTTGCGAGGCATCTGAGGCCCCGGTACCCAGCGAAGGCGCTCCTTACGTCGAATATTCTGATTTGAAGGAGTGTATTGGTCTAGCCCTTGGATCGCCTACCCGATTTGGCAATATGGCGGCTCCAATGAAATACTTTTGGGATGGCAGCTCATCCGAGTGGCTTAACGGCGCTCTCATTGGAAAACCTGCTTGTGTATTTACCAGTACCGGTAGCATGCATGGCGGCCAAGAAAGCACCCTATTGACCATGATGATTCCCCTACTTCATCACGGCATGTTGATCACTGGTTTGCCCTACAGTGAGCCAGATTTAATGTCATCCAGCACAGGCGGAAGTCCCTATGGGGTAACCCATTTAGCGCATGCGGATGGAAGAGCGCCTATTAGCCCCGAGGAACAGCGATTGGCAAAAGCTCAAGGCAAGCGCCTAGCTGAAACAGCATTAAAACTTTTCAAGAATTGA
- a CDS encoding YhjD/YihY/BrkB family envelope integrity protein, translating to MRIIRNPQLWLSLGKELWEGNRDQNLKQIAASLSFTTTLSLVPMITIATMLIGYLPSVIQVKNTFRTWLLDTYMPGGLNQQVFMYLDQFSSKASGLTFVGLIGLVVTTIMTLAVIEGAFNQIFKVKQSRPLLKKIVIYSAATFVAPVLLGIGIYLSGVLFSASEGWIKAVSFGFKLIATFAPILLAVGVFAVVYKILPYAKILWVDAFTGAFFAALAFELMKFGFAIFLSNTAFYKTVYGAFAIFPLGLIWIYMTWWITLAGAVLVANLPDIRSGVIRVIRY from the coding sequence ATGCGCATTATTCGTAACCCCCAATTATGGCTCTCCCTGGGCAAAGAGCTCTGGGAGGGGAACCGCGATCAAAATTTAAAGCAAATTGCTGCCAGTTTGTCCTTTACGACAACTTTATCGCTTGTGCCAATGATCACCATAGCCACGATGTTGATAGGTTACCTGCCAAGCGTTATTCAGGTTAAAAACACCTTCAGAACTTGGTTGCTAGATACATACATGCCCGGCGGCTTAAATCAGCAGGTCTTTATGTATTTAGACCAGTTTTCCTCAAAAGCCAGTGGTCTTACTTTCGTTGGTTTAATTGGATTGGTGGTTACCACCATCATGACCCTTGCAGTGATTGAGGGCGCCTTTAATCAAATTTTTAAGGTTAAACAGAGCCGCCCACTTCTCAAAAAGATAGTCATTTACAGCGCTGCCACCTTCGTAGCGCCAGTTCTTCTGGGTATAGGCATCTATTTAAGCGGTGTTCTATTTAGCGCTTCGGAAGGCTGGATTAAGGCAGTTTCTTTTGGCTTTAAGTTAATTGCTACATTTGCACCAATACTCTTGGCGGTGGGCGTCTTTGCGGTCGTTTACAAGATATTGCCTTATGCCAAGATTCTCTGGGTTGACGCTTTTACCGGCGCATTTTTTGCCGCCTTGGCTTTTGAGCTGATGAAGTTTGGCTTTGCCATCTTTTTAAGTAATACAGCCTTTTACAAAACGGTTTATGGCGCCTTTGCCATATTTCCCCTGGGTCTAATTTGGATCTATATGACTTGGTGGATCACCTTAGCTGGCGCTGTTTTGGTGGCTAACCTGCCCGATATCCGAAGTGGGGTAATTAGGGTTATTCGTTACTAA
- the aroC gene encoding chorismate synthase → MSGNTLGLLFTVTTFGESHGPAIGAVVDGCPPGMNLSEADLQLDLDRRKPGTSRHVTQRKEEDKVEILSGVFEGKTTGTPIALLIRNTDQRSQDYGDILQTFRPGHADYAYQYKYGIRDPRGGGRSSARLTAPVVAAAAIAKKWLHEKYGTEFYGYMSQLGELEIPFKDASQIENNPFFAANAEMIPQLESYMDELRKAGDSCGARIEVRARNVPIGLGEPLFDKLDADIAHAMMGINAVKGVEIGAGFKSVPQRGSEHGDELHPDGFASNNSGGTLGGISSGQDLRVSIAIKPTSSILSPKQSVDLAGNPITVQTKGRHDPCVGIRATPIAEAMLALVLMDHALRHRAQCADVIMPTKSIPSSQPGSSKD, encoded by the coding sequence ATGTCAGGAAATACTTTAGGCCTCCTCTTTACAGTTACCACCTTTGGTGAATCCCACGGTCCCGCTATTGGGGCGGTGGTTGATGGCTGTCCCCCAGGAATGAATCTTTCTGAGGCGGACCTTCAGCTCGATCTTGATCGTCGTAAGCCTGGTACTTCACGACACGTTACCCAGCGCAAAGAAGAGGATAAGGTTGAAATCCTATCTGGCGTATTTGAAGGCAAGACTACCGGCACGCCGATAGCCTTACTCATTCGGAACACCGATCAGCGCAGTCAAGACTATGGCGATATCTTGCAAACTTTCCGCCCTGGACATGCTGACTATGCGTATCAGTACAAATATGGCATTCGCGACCCTCGTGGCGGCGGAAGATCCTCAGCACGTTTAACCGCTCCTGTTGTTGCAGCAGCAGCGATTGCTAAAAAATGGTTGCATGAAAAGTATGGAACCGAGTTCTATGGCTATATGAGTCAACTCGGTGAATTGGAAATTCCATTTAAAGATGCATCCCAAATCGAAAACAACCCATTCTTTGCGGCTAACGCTGAAATGATTCCCCAACTTGAGTCCTATATGGATGAGTTGCGCAAAGCAGGGGACTCATGCGGCGCGCGGATTGAAGTGCGAGCCCGAAATGTTCCTATTGGCTTAGGTGAGCCCTTATTCGACAAGTTGGATGCGGATATTGCACATGCAATGATGGGTATCAACGCCGTTAAAGGCGTTGAAATTGGTGCCGGCTTTAAATCAGTACCCCAGAGAGGAAGCGAGCATGGGGATGAGCTGCATCCTGATGGCTTTGCAAGCAATAACTCTGGTGGAACACTGGGCGGCATCAGCAGCGGTCAAGACTTACGCGTTTCGATTGCTATTAAACCCACCTCAAGCATTTTGAGCCCAAAGCAATCGGTAGATTTAGCGGGCAATCCGATTACCGTCCAAACCAAAGGGCGTCATGATCCTTGCGTAGGAATTCGGGCAACGCCTATTGCTGAGGCAATGCTGGCTTTGGTTCTAATGGATCACGCATTACGTCATCGCGCTCAATGCGCAGATGTCATCATGCCAACCAAATCTATTCCGTCATCCCAACCAGGCTCTAGCAAAGATTAA
- a CDS encoding DUF2069 domain-containing protein — translation MYQKILDKNPYQLIATAAFIDLFILCVCWEWFVSPLRPGGSWLILKGIPLLFAIPGLWKGKVYTMQWASMLILLYVTEGLVRILETGANFWLALLETILATIGFVCLLIYLKPIKKEAKSLKKMREANR, via the coding sequence ATGTATCAAAAAATTCTAGACAAGAATCCGTATCAGCTAATAGCAACAGCGGCATTTATCGATCTATTCATTCTGTGTGTTTGCTGGGAATGGTTTGTCTCCCCTCTTCGTCCTGGCGGATCCTGGTTGATCTTGAAGGGCATTCCCTTGTTGTTTGCCATTCCTGGCCTGTGGAAAGGCAAGGTTTACACCATGCAATGGGCATCGATGTTAATTCTGCTTTACGTGACCGAAGGTTTGGTACGCATTCTAGAAACAGGCGCTAACTTTTGGCTCGCTCTGCTGGAAACAATTCTTGCCACTATTGGCTTTGTTTGCTTGCTGATTTATTTAAAGCCTATCAAGAAGGAAGCCAAAAGCCTTAAAAAAATGCGAGAGGCAAATCGCTGA
- a CDS encoding FAD-binding oxidoreductase, with product MQSFIQQLHGILSPQYILADDADKVPYLTDWRKRYTGKALAVVLPKSAEEIAKIVQACAQSNVAIVPQGGHTGFCGGATPDDSGKQIVLSFKRMNQILEIDSANQTITLEAGCILQSVQEKAAEHGFLFPLSLGAEGSCMIGGNLATNAGGTNVLRYGNTRDLCLGLEVVTAKGEIWDGLKGLRKDNTGYDLRDLFIGSEGTLGIITAAVMKLYPLPISQWTTLVAVDSVASTIDLLNLFQKRATSLLTGFEMMTRESLELNTKHFPHMANPLQGNPAYTVLIELSDHESEEHVRQLLETVLEEAFEANLISDAVIASNLSQAKSFWQMREHITLAQAEEGANLKHDITIPLSALESFIKETDDLMRAKYPGIRIINFGHLGDGNLHYNIAPPLGIDPKSFNQANEKAIHELVYSQVERCKGSISAEHGVGQLKLDGLRAHKGAVAHDLMRTLKTALDPQNILNPHKVVSI from the coding sequence ATGCAATCATTCATCCAGCAGCTTCATGGCATTTTGAGTCCGCAATATATCCTGGCCGATGATGCAGATAAGGTACCTTATCTAACGGATTGGCGTAAGCGTTATACCGGTAAAGCTTTGGCTGTTGTACTACCTAAAAGTGCTGAAGAGATTGCAAAGATTGTTCAAGCATGCGCCCAGAGCAATGTCGCGATTGTCCCTCAAGGTGGCCATACTGGCTTTTGCGGCGGAGCTACGCCCGATGACAGCGGTAAGCAGATTGTTTTGAGCTTTAAGCGCATGAACCAAATATTAGAGATTGATAGCGCCAATCAAACCATTACTCTAGAGGCCGGCTGTATTTTGCAATCAGTGCAAGAAAAAGCTGCGGAGCATGGGTTTTTATTTCCCTTAAGCCTTGGGGCGGAGGGAAGCTGCATGATTGGAGGCAATCTAGCAACCAATGCAGGCGGCACAAATGTATTGCGTTATGGAAATACGCGCGACCTGTGTCTTGGTCTAGAGGTGGTTACCGCCAAAGGTGAAATATGGGACGGTTTAAAAGGCTTGCGCAAGGACAATACAGGCTATGACTTACGCGACTTATTCATTGGTTCTGAGGGCACGTTAGGGATTATTACCGCTGCAGTTATGAAGCTCTATCCCCTACCCATTTCGCAATGGACAACATTGGTTGCTGTCGATAGCGTTGCATCTACCATCGATTTATTAAATTTATTTCAGAAACGCGCTACATCATTGCTCACCGGATTTGAAATGATGACGCGGGAGTCTTTGGAATTAAATACAAAGCACTTCCCGCACATGGCTAATCCACTACAAGGTAATCCTGCTTACACGGTTTTGATAGAACTTTCTGATCACGAGAGTGAGGAACATGTAAGACAATTGCTGGAAACTGTTTTAGAGGAAGCATTTGAAGCAAATCTCATCTCGGATGCCGTCATTGCCAGCAACTTAAGTCAAGCCAAATCGTTTTGGCAGATGCGTGAACACATTACCCTAGCCCAAGCTGAAGAAGGTGCGAATCTAAAACACGACATCACCATCCCTCTTTCTGCGCTCGAGAGCTTTATCAAAGAAACGGATGATTTAATGCGTGCGAAATATCCTGGCATCAGAATCATTAATTTTGGGCACTTGGGTGATGGCAATCTTCACTACAACATAGCCCCGCCGTTAGGAATTGATCCCAAGTCATTTAACCAGGCCAATGAAAAAGCTATACATGAGCTGGTTTACAGCCAAGTGGAGCGCTGCAAGGGTTCCATTTCGGCAGAACATGGCGTGGGACAGCTTAAATTGGATGGCTTAAGGGCTCACAAAGGTGCGGTAGCCCACGACCTCATGAGGACCCTTAAAACGGCTCTAGACCCCCAAAATATCCTCAATCCCCACAAAGTCGTCTCAATTTAA
- a CDS encoding MFS transporter, which produces MTPSLRWAFGSFFFLYFAYVGLVSPYASLFFQDRGFSVIEIAALMSMLQITRIIGPFSWGWLSDYLSNRVGIIRFCSCLAAIVFLLIFFLQSYISFFIWMFVLHTILSSLMPLGESATIHALYKDNSFDKRYGRLRLWGSIGFIVMVLAAGELFQRKSIELYPFVGATVLLALAFISFQLHEPKMERRKMVKGELLIVLFNPDVRWFLVSGFFMIFAHASFYVFYSLYLSDLGYDKFQIGLFWALGVLAEVVFFYFQSKFLSKLDAEVILQAAFGIGVIRFVLIAFLPITSVLIVAQLMHAGTFAAHHSAANKLLQRWFTGPLQARGQALMATISYGLGGTLGGLCAGWIWELSQPRDVFVMSAFACGLAGTAIQKLRPRRYPAS; this is translated from the coding sequence ATGACGCCTTCACTTCGCTGGGCCTTCGGGTCCTTTTTCTTTTTATATTTTGCTTATGTTGGACTGGTTTCGCCATATGCCAGCCTATTTTTTCAAGACCGCGGCTTTAGCGTTATTGAAATTGCCGCGTTGATGTCGATGCTGCAAATTACAAGAATCATTGGCCCATTCTCATGGGGTTGGCTATCAGACTATCTGTCGAATAGAGTTGGCATTATTCGATTTTGCTCATGTTTGGCAGCCATTGTATTTCTACTAATCTTTTTTCTACAAAGCTACATTAGTTTTTTCATTTGGATGTTTGTGTTGCATACCATCCTGAGTAGCCTTATGCCCCTTGGTGAATCGGCCACCATTCATGCTTTGTATAAAGACAATTCCTTTGATAAGCGCTACGGCCGCCTTCGTCTATGGGGCTCTATTGGTTTTATCGTAATGGTTCTTGCTGCAGGCGAATTATTTCAACGTAAGTCCATTGAACTTTATCCATTTGTTGGTGCCACTGTTTTGCTAGCGCTTGCGTTTATTAGCTTCCAGCTGCACGAACCTAAGATGGAGCGGCGCAAGATGGTTAAGGGCGAGCTATTGATCGTGCTATTTAATCCTGATGTTCGCTGGTTCCTGGTGTCTGGATTTTTCATGATTTTTGCGCACGCATCCTTTTACGTTTTTTACTCCTTGTATCTCTCTGATCTGGGGTATGACAAGTTTCAGATTGGTCTATTTTGGGCTCTCGGCGTACTAGCTGAAGTTGTATTTTTCTACTTTCAAAGTAAGTTTCTCAGTAAGTTGGATGCTGAAGTCATTCTTCAGGCTGCATTTGGAATTGGCGTCATACGCTTTGTCTTGATTGCGTTCTTGCCCATTACCTCTGTTTTGATTGTGGCGCAGCTAATGCATGCCGGAACGTTTGCCGCCCACCACAGTGCGGCGAATAAATTGCTGCAGCGCTGGTTTACCGGTCCTTTGCAAGCTCGCGGGCAAGCGCTTATGGCAACCATTTCTTATGGACTTGGCGGAACGCTAGGGGGGCTCTGTGCTGGTTGGATATGGGAGTTATCTCAACCTAGAGATGTCTTTGTCATGTCCGCCTTTGCATGCGGATTGGCGGGAACAGCAATCCAGAAACTCAGACCGCGTCGCTATCCCGCCAGCTAA
- a CDS encoding amino acid ABC transporter ATP-binding protein, whose translation MIELQNVSKWYGDFQVLTDCSTSIKKGEVVVICGPSGSGKSTLIKTINALEPFQAGEITVDGIRLHDPKTNLPKLRARVGMVFQHFELFPHLSITENLTLAQMKVLGRSADEAKAHGLKYLERVGLMAQKDKFPGQLSGGQQQRVAIARALSMDPIVMLFDEPTSALDPEMVGEVLDVMVKLANEGMTMCCVTHEMGFARKVSNRVIFMDQGRIIEDCSKDEFFGNPDARSHRAKDFLSKILAH comes from the coding sequence ATGATTGAACTTCAAAATGTCTCAAAATGGTATGGCGACTTTCAGGTTCTCACTGATTGCAGCACCTCAATCAAAAAAGGTGAGGTAGTTGTTATTTGCGGCCCCTCCGGATCCGGCAAATCAACGCTCATCAAAACAATCAATGCGCTAGAGCCATTTCAAGCTGGCGAAATTACGGTTGATGGCATTCGCTTGCACGACCCGAAAACCAATCTTCCTAAGTTAAGGGCAAGAGTAGGGATGGTATTTCAACATTTTGAGTTATTCCCTCATCTGAGCATTACAGAGAATCTCACGCTAGCCCAAATGAAAGTATTGGGCCGCTCCGCTGATGAAGCTAAAGCTCATGGCCTGAAGTATCTTGAGCGCGTTGGTTTGATGGCACAAAAGGATAAGTTTCCTGGCCAGCTCTCAGGCGGCCAGCAACAACGCGTTGCTATTGCACGTGCATTGAGCATGGACCCAATCGTGATGTTGTTTGATGAGCCAACATCAGCGCTTGACCCAGAAATGGTTGGCGAAGTTCTTGACGTTATGGTGAAGTTAGCTAATGAAGGCATGACCATGTGCTGCGTAACTCACGAAATGGGCTTTGCAAGAAAAGTTAGCAATCGTGTGATCTTTATGGATCAAGGTCGCATCATTGAGGATTGCAGCAAAGATGAGTTCTTTGGGAATCCCGATGCAAGATCCCATCGCGCAAAAGACTTCCTTTCCAAAATACTAGCCCACTAA
- a CDS encoding CBS domain-containing protein: protein MKVRDILRVKGSTLFTVAPDTALQTAVLVMSEHDIGSLVVMQYDKLVGILTFREVIAALAKHHGKLDGLQVNNVMNQKPLTCNMETEIDEVRRMMLVDHARYLPVVDQKMLMGVISFYDVAKSVVEAQDFENTMLKAYIRDWPEDTEKASN from the coding sequence ATGAAAGTTCGTGACATATTGAGGGTAAAGGGCAGCACTCTGTTTACCGTTGCCCCTGATACTGCTTTGCAAACAGCCGTATTGGTGATGAGCGAACATGACATAGGCTCTTTAGTCGTAATGCAATACGACAAGCTGGTTGGGATATTGACCTTCCGCGAGGTCATTGCTGCGTTAGCAAAACATCATGGCAAGCTTGATGGTTTGCAGGTTAACAACGTCATGAATCAAAAGCCGCTCACCTGCAATATGGAAACTGAGATCGATGAGGTTCGCCGCATGATGTTGGTGGACCATGCTCGCTATTTGCCCGTTGTGGACCAAAAAATGCTCATGGGCGTAATCTCGTTTTATGACGTCGCAAAATCCGTTGTAGAGGCTCAGGATTTCGAAAATACGATGCTCAAGGCCTACATTCGCGATTGGCCGGAAGACACAGAAAAGGCTTCTAACTAA
- a CDS encoding alpha/beta fold hydrolase produces the protein MAIIFPGFENGVATVTSGDGPIDIAYQIGGAGPALLLLHGFPQTKAIWHEVAPELAKSFTVIAADLRGYGQSSKPHGKSDHSSYSKRSMAADQHALMQALGHEEFFLLGHDRGGRVSHRLAMDFPKSIKKLMVLDISPTLTMYENTSMEFAKGYWHWFFLIQPEPVPETMIGANPEFWLKNHMGRHAGTGIFSPERWAEYLAGASKPDGMHAMCEDYRAAASIDLVHDRADRDQGKQLQIPLRVLWGEHGLVNKCFKPIEDWKRVATDVTGMAVPCGHYIPEELPEVVIAESKRFFA, from the coding sequence ATGGCAATCATATTTCCTGGCTTTGAGAATGGGGTAGCTACCGTTACCTCGGGGGATGGCCCAATTGATATTGCCTATCAAATTGGGGGCGCTGGTCCCGCATTACTATTGCTTCATGGCTTTCCGCAGACAAAAGCCATATGGCACGAAGTTGCACCAGAACTCGCTAAATCCTTTACCGTGATTGCTGCCGATCTTCGAGGGTATGGCCAGTCCTCGAAACCGCATGGAAAATCGGATCATTCAAGCTATTCAAAACGATCTATGGCTGCTGATCAGCATGCTTTGATGCAGGCGCTAGGTCATGAGGAGTTTTTCTTACTTGGACACGATCGTGGGGGCCGCGTATCTCATCGATTGGCAATGGACTTTCCTAAGAGCATTAAGAAGCTGATGGTCTTGGATATATCGCCAACCCTCACCATGTATGAAAACACTTCGATGGAATTTGCTAAAGGTTATTGGCATTGGTTCTTCTTAATTCAACCCGAACCTGTGCCTGAAACCATGATTGGAGCCAATCCCGAATTTTGGCTAAAGAACCACATGGGACGCCACGCAGGTACGGGTATTTTTTCACCAGAGCGATGGGCGGAGTACTTGGCTGGAGCAAGCAAACCTGACGGAATGCATGCAATGTGTGAGGATTATCGAGCCGCTGCAAGCATTGATCTAGTTCATGATCGCGCAGACCGCGACCAAGGTAAGCAGCTTCAGATCCCCTTGCGAGTACTGTGGGGTGAGCATGGCCTGGTAAATAAGTGCTTTAAACCTATTGAGGACTGGAAGAGGGTGGCAACTGACGTTACCGGCATGGCAGTCCCTTGTGGGCATTACATACCTGAAGAGCTTCCTGAGGTAGTAATCGCCGAATCAAAGCGTTTTTTTGCTTAA